In Oryza sativa Japonica Group chromosome 11, ASM3414082v1, the following are encoded in one genomic region:
- the LOC4350644 gene encoding F-box/FBD/LRR-repeat protein At5g53840 isoform X2: MRRMKSRHGAAKRAPEKKPGIFQLDDIPENAVFMIHQLLSLRDAARASLLTRKWLRVWRFYPNLEFTTKALGLKKRIHKVQRRAKFVSCVNTVIRHHAGTGVKSFIIKKNLNNQKYTHYLDRWMYFAVSSEHLKLLFCYLRPSPTFFGLSNLKTLELSFVRITKEDLESLLSYTFSLQELKLSQCPNIDHLRIPDVPSKLNYLDIDLCWIRALEIHIQNLVIFNYHGSVRFRIIQGEGSLFKEARFQFSCGDAIEYAITEMAPALPNLETLFLIGFSKMVIPTRDPRHRFHCLKHLQLKMIMLSKKYNNLCLVSFLDAAPFLESLIVHVCNGSLYYPGKKTDLRRLEKREPHKNLKFAKMTGFDGERSSIELALHILESSTNLECLILDPRKYKSEWKYIYEENLRDVQWRVHNFTISEYIAEAVPSHVKLLFS; the protein is encoded by the exons ATGAGGCGAATGAAGTCACGTCATGGAGCAGCAAAAAGGGCCCCCGAAAAAAAGCCAGGCATTTTTCAGCTTGATGATATTCCTGAG AATGCTGTGTTCATGATACACCAGCTGTTATCTCTGAGAGATGCTGCACGTGCCAGTCTCCTAACTCGAAAGTGGCTACGTGTTTGGAGATTCTACCCTAATTTAGAGTTCACTACAAAGGCATTGGGTCTGAAGAAACGAATTCACAAAGTACAGAGGAGGGCAAAGTTTGTCAGTTGTGTTAATACTGTCATACGACACCATGCTGGAACTGGGGTGAAGTCATTCATCATCAAGAAAAACCTCAATAATCAGAAGTACACCCATTATCTTGACCGTTGGATGTACTTCGCAGTCAGTTCAG AACATCTGAAGCTCTTGTTTTGCTATTTGAGGCCTTCACCAACATTTTTTGGCTTGAGTAACCTGAAAACACTTGAGTTGAGCTTTGTACGTATAACTAAAGAAGATTTGGAGAGCTTGTTAAGCTATACATTTTCCTTACAAGAGTTGAAGTTAAGTCAGTGTCCAAACATAGATCACTTGAGGATCCCTGATGTGCCATCTAAGCTCAACTACCTTGATATTGATTTATGCTGGATAAGAGCACTGGAAATACACATTCAAAATCTAGTTATCTTTAATTACCATGGAAGTGTTCGCTTTAGAATCATACAAGGAGAAGGATCTTTGTTTAAAGAGGCACGGTTTCAGTTCTCGTGTGGGGACGCTATAGAGTATGCTATCACAGAAATGGCTCCAGCTTTGCCAAATCTTGAAACACTGTTTCTGATTGGATTTTCTAAG ATGGTTATTCCAACCAGAGATCCAAGACATAGGTTCCATTGCCTGAAGCACTTACAGCTGAAAATGATAATGCTCTCAAAGAAATACAATAACCTCTGCCTTGTTTCTTTTCTTGATGCTGCGCCATTTTTGGAATCACTTATTGTGCAT GTATGCAACGGATCACTTTATTATCCTGGAAAGAAAACAGACTTGAGAAGGCTCGAGAAACGTGAACCGCATAAAAACCTCAAATTTGCGAAGATGACCGGGTTTGATGGAGAACGATCAAGCATTGAGCTTGCACTGCACATCCTGGAGAGCTCAACTAACCTTGAGTGCCTCATTCTGGATCCTAGAAAATATAAATCCGAGTGGAAATATATTTATGAAGAGAACTTGCGCGATGTTCAGTGGAGAGTACATAATTTCACTATTTCGGAATACATTGCAGAGGCAGTTCCTTCACATGTTAAATTATTGTTTTCATGA
- the LOC4350644 gene encoding F-box protein At5g03100 isoform X1, with protein MRRMKSRHGAAKRAPEKKPGIFQLDDIPENAVFMIHQLLSLRDAARASLLTRKWLRVWRFYPNLEFTTKALGLKKRIHKVQRRAKFVSCVNTVIRHHAGTGVKSFIIKKNLNNQKYTHYLDRWMYFAVSSGAKELTLDLRPQRFIHYRNIQYNFPSSNFATPMPTSVEHLKLLFCYLRPSPTFFGLSNLKTLELSFVRITKEDLESLLSYTFSLQELKLSQCPNIDHLRIPDVPSKLNYLDIDLCWIRALEIHIQNLVIFNYHGSVRFRIIQGEGSLFKEARFQFSCGDAIEYAITEMAPALPNLETLFLIGFSKMVIPTRDPRHRFHCLKHLQLKMIMLSKKYNNLCLVSFLDAAPFLESLIVHVCNGSLYYPGKKTDLRRLEKREPHKNLKFAKMTGFDGERSSIELALHILESSTNLECLILDPRKYKSEWKYIYEENLRDVQWRVHNFTISEYIAEAVPSHVKLLFS; from the exons ATGAGGCGAATGAAGTCACGTCATGGAGCAGCAAAAAGGGCCCCCGAAAAAAAGCCAGGCATTTTTCAGCTTGATGATATTCCTGAG AATGCTGTGTTCATGATACACCAGCTGTTATCTCTGAGAGATGCTGCACGTGCCAGTCTCCTAACTCGAAAGTGGCTACGTGTTTGGAGATTCTACCCTAATTTAGAGTTCACTACAAAGGCATTGGGTCTGAAGAAACGAATTCACAAAGTACAGAGGAGGGCAAAGTTTGTCAGTTGTGTTAATACTGTCATACGACACCATGCTGGAACTGGGGTGAAGTCATTCATCATCAAGAAAAACCTCAATAATCAGAAGTACACCCATTATCTTGACCGTTGGATGTACTTCGCAGTCAGTTCAGGTGCCAAGGAACTGACTCTTGACTTACGTCCACAAAGGTTTATTCATTACCGTAATATCCAATACAACTTCCCATCATCTAATTTTGCTACCCCCATGCCTACCTCCGTAGAACATCTGAAGCTCTTGTTTTGCTATTTGAGGCCTTCACCAACATTTTTTGGCTTGAGTAACCTGAAAACACTTGAGTTGAGCTTTGTACGTATAACTAAAGAAGATTTGGAGAGCTTGTTAAGCTATACATTTTCCTTACAAGAGTTGAAGTTAAGTCAGTGTCCAAACATAGATCACTTGAGGATCCCTGATGTGCCATCTAAGCTCAACTACCTTGATATTGATTTATGCTGGATAAGAGCACTGGAAATACACATTCAAAATCTAGTTATCTTTAATTACCATGGAAGTGTTCGCTTTAGAATCATACAAGGAGAAGGATCTTTGTTTAAAGAGGCACGGTTTCAGTTCTCGTGTGGGGACGCTATAGAGTATGCTATCACAGAAATGGCTCCAGCTTTGCCAAATCTTGAAACACTGTTTCTGATTGGATTTTCTAAG ATGGTTATTCCAACCAGAGATCCAAGACATAGGTTCCATTGCCTGAAGCACTTACAGCTGAAAATGATAATGCTCTCAAAGAAATACAATAACCTCTGCCTTGTTTCTTTTCTTGATGCTGCGCCATTTTTGGAATCACTTATTGTGCAT GTATGCAACGGATCACTTTATTATCCTGGAAAGAAAACAGACTTGAGAAGGCTCGAGAAACGTGAACCGCATAAAAACCTCAAATTTGCGAAGATGACCGGGTTTGATGGAGAACGATCAAGCATTGAGCTTGCACTGCACATCCTGGAGAGCTCAACTAACCTTGAGTGCCTCATTCTGGATCCTAGAAAATATAAATCCGAGTGGAAATATATTTATGAAGAGAACTTGCGCGATGTTCAGTGGAGAGTACATAATTTCACTATTTCGGAATACATTGCAGAGGCAGTTCCTTCACATGTTAAATTATTGTTTTCATGA